In one Winogradskyella sp. MH6 genomic region, the following are encoded:
- the bshC gene encoding bacillithiol biosynthesis cysteine-adding enzyme BshC has translation MPTDCIPFRATGYFSDFICDYLDQKPELKPLYNRFPTIENFKAQIEEKYHSEHVSESSRKVLSETLVNQYANIEASELTLNNIESLKSKNTFTITTGHQLNLFTGPLYFLYKIISTINLTEELKSTYPDYNFVPVYWMASEDHDFDEINYFNFKGKKIQWNSNQTGAVGHFNTSGLEDVYEVISAEFGSGKFAEQLKEWFKNAYLNNDNLADATRYLANALFGEYGLVIIDADNRELKRLFIPQMQKELVDLPAFKTVSETNKTLEDLGLKIQVNPREINLFYIHEGLRERIVETDGMFSVLDSKFQWTKDELIAHLNEFPERFSPNVIMRPLYQEVILPNLCYIGGGGEMIYWLQLKSNFEAQGVTFPMLSLRNSALVKTKKQAEKLEKLNISDADLFLNRSSFINKKVRKISNIDIDFSDQIIYLEQQFEDLFKLAEQTDKSFLGAVKAQEVKQIKGLKHLEKRLLKAQKRKLKDQIERCTELQEQLFPGQSLQERNTNFSELYLEFGDELIPELIKALQPLQNEFTIITL, from the coding sequence ATGCCAACTGACTGTATTCCGTTTAGAGCAACCGGATATTTCTCTGATTTTATTTGCGATTATTTAGATCAAAAGCCTGAGCTAAAACCTTTATACAATCGTTTTCCAACTATAGAAAATTTTAAAGCTCAGATAGAGGAAAAGTATCATTCTGAACATGTTTCAGAATCTAGTCGAAAGGTGCTTTCTGAAACTTTGGTAAATCAATATGCTAATATTGAAGCTTCAGAATTAACCCTAAACAATATTGAAAGCTTAAAATCAAAAAATACATTTACCATTACGACAGGTCATCAGTTAAACTTGTTTACAGGACCTTTGTATTTTCTGTATAAGATTATTTCAACGATAAATCTTACCGAAGAATTAAAATCAACATATCCAGATTATAATTTTGTGCCTGTGTATTGGATGGCTTCTGAAGATCATGATTTTGATGAAATCAATTACTTCAATTTTAAAGGCAAAAAGATTCAGTGGAATTCTAATCAAACAGGTGCCGTTGGTCATTTTAATACTAGTGGACTAGAGGATGTATATGAAGTGATTTCTGCTGAGTTTGGTTCAGGTAAATTCGCAGAGCAATTAAAAGAATGGTTTAAAAATGCCTATCTCAATAACGATAATTTAGCAGATGCAACACGATACCTGGCAAATGCATTGTTTGGTGAATATGGATTGGTAATTATTGATGCAGACAATAGAGAATTAAAGCGTTTGTTTATTCCACAGATGCAAAAGGAATTAGTTGACCTACCAGCTTTTAAAACGGTTTCAGAAACCAATAAGACTCTTGAAGACTTAGGGTTGAAAATTCAAGTAAATCCTAGGGAGATTAATTTATTTTATATTCATGAAGGTTTGCGAGAGCGTATTGTTGAGACAGATGGCATGTTTTCGGTTTTAGATTCTAAATTTCAGTGGACTAAAGATGAATTGATAGCACATCTCAATGAATTTCCTGAACGTTTTTCTCCAAATGTCATTATGCGTCCTTTATATCAGGAAGTGATTCTTCCAAATTTATGCTACATAGGTGGAGGTGGAGAAATGATTTACTGGTTGCAATTAAAATCTAATTTTGAAGCTCAAGGTGTTACGTTTCCTATGTTATCACTGAGAAATTCTGCTTTAGTAAAAACAAAAAAACAAGCAGAAAAATTAGAGAAACTCAATATTTCTGATGCTGACTTATTTTTAAATAGAAGTTCATTCATCAATAAAAAGGTTAGAAAAATTTCAAACATCGATATTGATTTTTCAGATCAGATAATATATTTAGAACAGCAGTTTGAGGATTTATTCAAATTAGCAGAACAAACTGACAAATCGTTTTTAGGAGCTGTAAAAGCCCAAGAGGTAAAGCAAATAAAGGGTCTAAAACATCTTGAAAAACGTTTGCTTAAAGCTCAAAAACGAAAATTAAAGGATCAAATTGAGCGTTGCACTGAATTGCAAGAGCAACTATTTCCTGGGCAAAGCCTACAAGAGCGTAATACTAATTTTTCAGAATTATACTTAGAGTTTGGTGATGAATTAATTCCTGAATTAATCAAAGCTTTGCAACCACTTCAAAATGAGTTTACCATAATTACTCTGTAG
- a CDS encoding OsmC family protein → MTSKVTYLGNLRAESVHVKSGNSYITDAPTDNNGKGEAFSPTDTVATGLASCMLTVMGIKAREMNVDMSGTTAEVTKTMASNPRRISKIEVVLNFPFEADNKTKKVLEHIANTCPVNQSLHPDIERDITFNWQ, encoded by the coding sequence ATGACTTCTAAAGTAACTTACTTAGGCAATCTCAGAGCAGAAAGTGTGCATGTAAAATCTGGTAACAGTTATATTACAGATGCACCAACAGACAATAATGGCAAAGGAGAAGCGTTTTCTCCTACAGATACTGTTGCTACAGGATTAGCGAGTTGTATGCTAACGGTTATGGGAATTAAAGCCAGAGAAATGAATGTTGATATGTCTGGTACAACCGCTGAGGTTACAAAGACTATGGCTAGTAATCCGAGACGAATTTCAAAAATTGAAGTCGTACTTAATTTTCCGTTTGAAGCTGATAATAAGACTAAAAAAGTTTTAGAGCATATAGCAAATACTTGTCCTGTAAACCAAAGTTTACATCCAGATATCGAGAGAGATATCACGTTTAATTGGCAATAA
- a CDS encoding amino acid ABC transporter substrate-binding protein, translating into MKKLLTVILIALGLNLSAQNYIEHKIEEGETIESIAKKYLVTPFDIYALNPDAKTKFQPNTVLIIPNSKIKNKPIDEESKELIGYKTHKVKRKETLYGLSKKYGVSEEEIKKANRFLYSENLKKGDKIKIPRYKTFVSKVSLKNTVKKYKVQPKEGKWRVAYKFGITVAELEALNPNMKPILQPGDELNVPNIEDQDEKVIESEYDYYEVLPKEGFYRLKIKTGLTQEELEAINPELKESGLKAGMVLKIPASADATSGLLDVETTNLESKIKNFKVKKLALMLPYRLHRIDVDSVEEAKDMIKKDKLLPIVLDFHVGVRMALDSAKQLGISTNLKVFDTEYQPSTISKILSDNDFSDYDAVIGPMEEKSFDRVADGLRSDRVPVIAALNNPKEIYANVFKTIPEDKLLQKAMIDFVKADSLKTKVVVIADQSHKATSEMLKKEFPTATQIYSQKDKKTGKDAHFIYPVQLENVFRPGKTIVFLETNNGAFASSVISMLNAHTVDKTEIVLVTLDKNKAFEGKDVDNNNLSNLQFHYPSAHRNFDEHKSNGFVKAYKKEFGVSPSKYVARGFDITLDILLRLATEDNLYEASNEVVETEYVENKFRYNKSLYGGYVNEAVYIVKYDNLRIVEAN; encoded by the coding sequence ATGAAGAAATTATTAACCGTCATATTAATTGCCTTAGGTTTAAATCTTAGTGCTCAAAACTATATTGAGCATAAGATAGAAGAAGGTGAAACTATTGAAAGTATAGCAAAAAAATATCTGGTAACACCTTTTGATATTTATGCGTTGAATCCTGATGCGAAAACTAAATTTCAGCCCAATACGGTTTTAATTATCCCTAATTCAAAAATTAAAAATAAACCTATTGATGAGGAATCAAAAGAACTCATAGGCTATAAAACCCATAAAGTAAAGCGTAAAGAAACACTTTATGGCTTATCAAAAAAATATGGAGTTTCCGAAGAAGAAATAAAAAAAGCCAATCGTTTTCTGTATTCCGAAAATCTTAAGAAAGGAGATAAAATCAAGATTCCCAGATACAAAACCTTTGTGTCTAAAGTAAGCCTTAAGAATACAGTTAAAAAGTATAAAGTTCAGCCTAAGGAAGGAAAATGGCGTGTTGCTTATAAGTTCGGAATTACTGTTGCAGAACTCGAAGCTTTGAACCCAAACATGAAACCAATTCTTCAACCAGGAGACGAGCTCAATGTGCCAAATATTGAAGACCAAGATGAAAAGGTCATAGAATCTGAATATGATTATTATGAAGTTTTGCCAAAAGAAGGGTTTTACAGATTAAAAATAAAAACAGGCCTTACTCAAGAAGAGTTAGAAGCTATAAACCCAGAGCTAAAAGAAAGTGGATTAAAAGCTGGTATGGTGCTAAAAATACCAGCTTCAGCTGATGCCACTTCAGGTCTTTTAGATGTGGAAACAACTAATCTAGAATCAAAAATCAAAAATTTTAAGGTTAAAAAATTAGCTTTAATGTTGCCTTATCGTTTGCATAGAATAGATGTGGATTCTGTAGAAGAAGCTAAAGATATGATTAAGAAAGATAAGCTTCTGCCTATTGTTTTAGACTTTCATGTTGGAGTAAGAATGGCATTAGATTCTGCAAAGCAATTAGGTATTTCTACAAATTTAAAAGTATTTGATACAGAATATCAACCGTCAACCATAAGCAAAATACTTTCGGATAACGATTTCTCAGATTACGATGCCGTAATTGGTCCTATGGAAGAAAAAAGTTTCGATAGAGTTGCAGATGGTTTAAGGAGCGACAGAGTTCCTGTAATTGCAGCTTTAAATAATCCTAAGGAGATTTATGCTAATGTTTTTAAAACCATTCCAGAAGATAAATTATTGCAAAAAGCAATGATCGATTTTGTAAAGGCAGATAGTTTAAAAACTAAAGTTGTTGTTATTGCAGATCAATCTCACAAAGCCACTAGTGAAATGCTGAAAAAGGAATTTCCTACAGCAACCCAGATTTACTCTCAAAAAGATAAGAAAACAGGTAAAGACGCACACTTTATATATCCTGTGCAATTAGAAAATGTTTTTAGACCAGGAAAAACCATTGTATTTTTAGAAACTAATAATGGAGCGTTTGCTTCTAGCGTTATAAGCATGCTAAATGCCCATACAGTGGATAAAACAGAAATTGTATTGGTAACACTAGATAAAAATAAAGCCTTTGAAGGCAAGGATGTGGATAACAACAACTTATCTAATCTTCAATTCCATTACCCTTCGGCACATAGAAATTTTGATGAGCATAAATCAAATGGTTTTGTAAAAGCCTATAAAAAGGAATTTGGTGTGTCACCAAGCAAATATGTTGCTCGTGGTTTTGATATTACATTAGATATTCTCTTAAGATTAGCGACCGAAGATAATCTATACGAAGCTTCTAATGAGGTTGTTGAAACCGAATACGTAGAAAACAAGTTTAGATACAACAAATCACTATATGGTGGCTATGTTAACGAAGCTGTATATATAGTGAAGTACGATAATTTAAGAATCGTTGAAGCCAATTAA
- the guaA gene encoding glutamine-hydrolyzing GMP synthase produces the protein MQHNKVLILDFGSQYTQLIARRVRELNIYCEIHPFNKIPSDSDSFKAVILSGSPNSVRGKDVLHPDLSNIRGKKPMLAVCYGAQYLAHFSGGEVAESNTREYGRANLAFIKSDEDFFENIHEGSQVWMSHSDTIKKLPESGVLLASTGDVENAAYRIEGEDTYAIQFHPEVYHSTDGHQLLQNFLVKIAKVNQDWTPNAFVEETVEELKEKLGNDKVVLGLSGGVDSSVAAMLLHKAIGENLYCIFVNNGLLRKNEFEDVLHQYEGMGLNVKGVDASARFLDALAGKSDPEEKRKTIGRVFIEVFDDEAHLIQDVKWLAQGTIYPDVIESVSATGGPSATIKSHHNVGGLPDFMKLKVVEPLKALFKDEVRRVGASMNMDSHLLGRHPFPGPGLAIRILGDLTREKVRILQEVDAIFINNLRSWNLYDKVWQAGAMLLPVNSVGVMGDERTYEKCVALRAVESTDGMTADWVNLPYEFLQKTSNEIINKVKGVNRVVYDISSKPPATIEWE, from the coding sequence ATGCAACACAACAAAGTCCTTATTTTAGATTTCGGGTCGCAATACACACAGCTTATTGCACGCCGAGTTAGAGAGTTGAATATCTATTGCGAAATTCATCCATTCAATAAAATTCCTTCAGATTCAGATAGCTTTAAAGCTGTAATTTTATCAGGAAGCCCAAATTCAGTTAGGGGAAAAGATGTACTTCACCCTGACCTTTCAAATATTAGAGGTAAAAAGCCAATGCTTGCAGTGTGCTATGGTGCGCAGTATTTGGCACATTTTTCTGGTGGTGAAGTGGCAGAATCTAACACTAGAGAATATGGTAGAGCAAATCTGGCTTTTATAAAAAGTGATGAAGACTTTTTTGAAAATATTCATGAAGGTAGTCAAGTTTGGATGAGCCATAGTGATACAATTAAGAAATTACCAGAAAGTGGTGTTTTGCTTGCTAGTACAGGAGATGTAGAAAATGCAGCTTACAGAATTGAAGGTGAAGATACCTATGCTATTCAATTCCATCCAGAAGTGTATCACTCAACAGATGGTCATCAGTTACTTCAAAATTTCTTGGTGAAGATTGCAAAGGTTAATCAAGATTGGACACCAAATGCATTTGTAGAAGAAACTGTAGAAGAACTTAAAGAAAAGCTTGGTAATGATAAAGTCGTATTAGGTTTGTCAGGTGGAGTAGATTCCTCAGTCGCTGCAATGTTATTACATAAAGCTATAGGCGAAAACCTTTACTGTATCTTCGTTAACAATGGTTTACTTCGAAAAAATGAGTTCGAAGATGTATTACATCAATACGAAGGTATGGGATTAAACGTTAAAGGTGTAGATGCTTCGGCACGCTTTTTGGATGCCTTAGCAGGAAAGAGCGACCCAGAGGAAAAACGAAAAACCATTGGTCGTGTGTTCATTGAGGTTTTTGATGATGAAGCACATCTTATACAAGATGTAAAATGGCTGGCACAAGGCACCATTTATCCAGATGTTATAGAAAGTGTTTCTGCAACAGGAGGGCCAAGTGCAACAATTAAGAGTCATCATAATGTTGGTGGTTTACCAGACTTTATGAAGTTAAAGGTTGTTGAGCCTTTAAAAGCCTTGTTTAAAGATGAGGTAAGGCGTGTAGGTGCTTCTATGAATATGGATTCGCATTTATTAGGTCGTCACCCATTTCCAGGTCCAGGATTAGCAATTCGTATTCTTGGAGATCTAACTCGTGAGAAAGTTCGTATATTACAAGAGGTAGATGCTATCTTTATTAATAACCTGCGTTCTTGGAATTTATACGATAAGGTTTGGCAGGCTGGAGCAATGTTATTACCAGTTAATAGTGTTGGTGTAATGGGAGATGAGCGTACTTATGAAAAGTGTGTGGCATTAAGAGCTGTAGAGAGTACAGATGGAATGACGGCAGATTGGGTAAATTTACCGTATGAGTTTTTACAAAAGACCTCAAATGAAATTATAAATAAAGTAAAAGGCGTTAACAGAGTTGTATATGATATCAGTTCTAAGCCGCCTGCAACAATAGAATGGGAATAA
- a CDS encoding DUF922 domain-containing protein produces MQINHLIISVLFLFVGMTFNDETIPWNDTRKLVWEDFKGNPNPDSDAVALTASGITFGYSVKTSGKRIIDYSTTVEAHFYPNKSWYLSEKADNHILAHEQLHFDITELYVRKFRQQLERLVVNQNIKIQMNQIHVAINEALDKTQKTYDEQTNHSINVEAQNYWENYIEEELKKLEKYKSQ; encoded by the coding sequence ATGCAAATAAATCATCTCATAATTTCAGTTTTGTTTTTGTTTGTTGGAATGACTTTCAATGACGAAACAATACCATGGAATGACACTCGAAAACTCGTGTGGGAAGATTTTAAAGGCAATCCAAATCCCGATTCAGATGCTGTAGCTTTAACAGCCTCAGGAATTACTTTTGGGTATTCTGTAAAAACATCTGGAAAACGCATTATTGATTACTCAACAACGGTAGAAGCACATTTTTATCCAAATAAGTCTTGGTATTTATCTGAAAAAGCAGACAATCATATTCTTGCTCATGAGCAATTACATTTTGATATTACTGAGCTTTATGTTAGAAAGTTTAGGCAACAGCTAGAGCGTTTGGTCGTCAATCAGAATATAAAAATTCAGATGAATCAAATTCACGTAGCCATAAACGAAGCTTTAGATAAAACTCAGAAGACTTATGATGAGCAGACCAACCATTCTATAAATGTTGAAGCTCAAAACTACTGGGAAAATTACATTGAAGAAGAGCTTAAAAAATTAGAAAAATACAAGTCGCAATAA
- a CDS encoding CTP synthase, whose product MTTNPKYIFVTGGVSSSLGKGIIAASLAKLLQAQGYRTTIQKLDPYINIDPGTLNPYEHGECYVTDDGAETDLDLGHYERFLNVPTSQANNVTTGRIYQSVIDKERRGEFLGKTVQVIPHITDEIKHRIQILGNSGDYDIVITEIGGTVGDIESLPYVEAVRQLQWDLGEHNALVIHLTLVPYLSAAGELKTKPTQHSVKTLMESGVHADILVCRTEHELNEGLKEKLARFCNVKKEAVIQSIDASTIYDVPNLMLDEGLDKVVLQKLDLKSDTPNLDQWNEFLKRHKNPKSEVTIGLIGKYVELQDSYKSILEAFIHAGAENEVKVNVEPIHSEFLNEDNIDFKLGHLDGVLVAPGFGERGIEGKIDAVRFVREHNIPFLGICLGMQMAVIEYARNILNLEGANSLEMDENTPHPVINLMESQKDVVDKGGTMRLGAWDCDIAEGSIAHKVYGKTSIKERHRHRFEFNDAYKKQIEAAGMKATGLNPETGLVEIVEIPEHNWFVGVQYHPEYKSTVANPHPLFVAFVKAALKYKNKK is encoded by the coding sequence ATGACCACAAATCCTAAGTATATTTTTGTAACAGGCGGAGTGTCTTCCTCACTAGGAAAAGGCATTATCGCTGCATCTCTCGCTAAATTATTACAAGCCCAAGGTTACAGAACTACCATCCAAAAATTAGATCCATATATCAATATAGATCCAGGAACTTTAAACCCTTATGAGCATGGCGAATGCTATGTAACTGATGATGGTGCAGAAACCGATTTAGATTTAGGACATTATGAGCGCTTTCTTAATGTTCCAACATCTCAAGCTAATAACGTAACTACAGGTAGAATTTACCAAAGTGTTATAGACAAAGAGCGTCGAGGCGAGTTCTTAGGAAAAACGGTTCAGGTTATTCCACATATCACAGATGAGATTAAGCATAGAATACAAATTCTTGGTAATTCTGGAGACTATGATATTGTAATTACAGAAATTGGAGGAACAGTAGGTGACATTGAGTCTTTACCTTATGTTGAAGCTGTACGTCAGTTACAGTGGGACTTAGGTGAGCATAATGCTTTAGTAATTCACCTTACTTTAGTACCTTATTTATCAGCAGCAGGAGAGCTTAAGACAAAGCCAACACAGCACAGTGTTAAGACTTTAATGGAAAGTGGAGTGCATGCAGATATTTTAGTTTGTAGAACAGAGCACGAGCTTAACGAAGGTCTCAAGGAAAAGTTAGCGCGTTTTTGCAATGTTAAGAAAGAAGCAGTAATTCAGTCTATTGACGCGTCAACAATTTATGATGTGCCAAATTTAATGCTTGACGAAGGTTTGGATAAGGTTGTTTTGCAAAAGTTAGATCTTAAAAGCGATACTCCTAATTTAGACCAATGGAATGAGTTTTTAAAGCGTCATAAAAATCCAAAAAGTGAAGTCACTATTGGATTGATTGGTAAATACGTAGAACTTCAAGATTCATACAAATCTATACTCGAGGCTTTTATTCATGCAGGTGCTGAAAACGAAGTGAAAGTTAACGTAGAGCCAATTCATTCAGAATTTTTGAATGAAGATAATATAGATTTCAAGCTTGGTCATTTAGATGGTGTTTTGGTAGCGCCAGGTTTTGGTGAGCGTGGTATAGAAGGTAAAATCGATGCGGTAAGGTTTGTAAGAGAACACAATATCCCATTTTTAGGTATTTGTTTAGGAATGCAAATGGCAGTCATAGAATATGCCAGAAATATACTCAACTTAGAAGGTGCTAATTCATTAGAAATGGATGAGAATACACCGCATCCTGTCATCAATCTTATGGAATCTCAAAAAGATGTGGTTGATAAAGGTGGTACAATGCGTTTAGGTGCTTGGGATTGCGATATAGCCGAAGGAAGTATAGCTCATAAAGTTTATGGTAAAACAAGTATAAAAGAACGCCACAGACATCGTTTTGAATTTAATGACGCTTATAAAAAGCAGATTGAAGCTGCAGGTATGAAAGCTACAGGATTAAACCCAGAAACTGGACTTGTAGAAATTGTTGAAATACCAGAACACAACTGGTTTGTTGGTGTACAATATCACCCAGAATATAAAAGTACAGTTGCTAATCCACATCCTTTATTTGTGGCATTTGTAAAAGCTGCATTAAAATACAAGAATAAAAAATAA
- a CDS encoding pyridoxal phosphate-dependent decarboxylase family protein, giving the protein MHKIDFDLIEMTMDVMKYTIDRISHTKQKIGKPQKAEVLKSLVGETITEKGIGGEKAFQLWKEHLAKANVPVDHPRNLAFVPAAPTRAAIMFDLVTSVSSIHGAYWMEGAGGIFCENEAMSWIVSLTGLPKGAFGVFTSGGTAANLSAIVTAREHWREDDTYKREKGLIITSEGAHSSIKAMAKVADVDILLVESEERLTGENLRETIDNLTFHQRKRLFAVVATGGTTNAGIIDDLAGIASVCDEERIWFHVDAAYGGGALVADSVKHLLKGIERADSITIDPHKWMFSPYDCGAVIYRRPEFAKKAHSQQGSYLEIFKDEGAHGFNPTDYQIQLTRRVRGLPLWFSLATHGTNRYKEAVERGVELAQIAGKMIEENPCVELVREPSLSCVLFRRIGWSPEDYTNWTYDNHNKGFALVTPTKWKSGDSYETVSRFCFINPDTTEEDIKMILDTMA; this is encoded by the coding sequence ATGCATAAGATAGATTTTGATCTTATTGAAATGACAATGGATGTGATGAAATATACCATTGACCGTATTTCGCATACCAAACAAAAAATAGGAAAACCGCAAAAAGCAGAAGTCCTAAAAAGCCTCGTTGGAGAAACGATAACAGAAAAAGGAATTGGAGGAGAAAAGGCTTTTCAATTATGGAAAGAGCATTTGGCTAAAGCAAATGTACCAGTAGATCACCCTCGGAATTTAGCTTTTGTTCCTGCAGCACCAACACGTGCCGCAATAATGTTCGACCTGGTGACATCGGTATCTAGTATCCATGGTGCTTATTGGATGGAAGGTGCTGGTGGTATTTTTTGCGAAAACGAAGCTATGTCATGGATTGTCTCTTTAACAGGATTGCCTAAAGGTGCTTTTGGTGTCTTTACAAGTGGAGGAACAGCCGCTAATTTATCAGCAATAGTTACAGCCAGAGAACATTGGAGAGAGGATGATACTTATAAACGTGAAAAAGGACTGATTATCACCTCAGAAGGAGCACATTCTTCTATAAAAGCTATGGCTAAAGTGGCAGATGTAGATATCCTTTTGGTGGAGTCTGAAGAACGATTAACTGGAGAAAACCTTAGAGAAACAATAGACAACCTTACCTTTCATCAACGTAAAAGATTGTTTGCTGTTGTGGCTACAGGAGGAACTACCAATGCTGGGATTATCGATGATCTAGCAGGCATTGCTAGTGTTTGTGATGAGGAGCGTATTTGGTTTCATGTAGATGCCGCTTATGGAGGTGGAGCTTTAGTAGCAGATTCTGTTAAGCACCTTCTAAAAGGTATCGAACGAGCCGATAGCATTACCATAGATCCTCATAAATGGATGTTTTCACCATACGATTGCGGTGCTGTTATTTATAGACGTCCAGAGTTTGCCAAAAAGGCGCACTCGCAACAAGGTTCCTATTTGGAGATTTTTAAGGATGAAGGAGCTCATGGATTTAATCCAACCGATTATCAAATTCAGTTAACACGAAGAGTGAGAGGTTTGCCTTTATGGTTTTCATTAGCCACACATGGTACAAACCGTTATAAGGAAGCAGTAGAACGAGGTGTAGAGTTGGCTCAAATAGCTGGTAAAATGATTGAAGAGAATCCTTGTGTAGAATTAGTTAGGGAACCTAGCTTATCTTGTGTGCTCTTTAGAAGAATAGGTTGGAGTCCTGAAGACTACACTAATTGGACTTATGACAACCACAACAAAGGTTTTGCACTAGTAACGCCAACTAAATGGAAAAGTGGAGATAGCTATGAAACGGTTTCAAGATTTTGTTTTATTAATCCAGATACAACCGAAGAAGATATTAAAATGATACTAGACACTATGGCTTAA
- a CDS encoding DUF3820 family protein — MELDKNMLIELAHYKMPFGKYKGDYLVDIPEYYYTWFKQKGFPEGKLGRMMIQMHDIKINGLEEIIHNIRREFKP; from the coding sequence ATGGAATTAGATAAGAACATGCTAATAGAACTTGCGCACTATAAAATGCCTTTTGGTAAATACAAAGGTGATTATTTGGTAGATATTCCAGAATATTATTACACATGGTTTAAGCAAAAAGGATTTCCCGAAGGAAAACTAGGAAGAATGATGATTCAAATGCACGATATCAAAATCAATGGTTTAGAAGAAATAATTCATAATATAAGGAGGGAATTTAAACCTTAA